From a single Aspergillus puulaauensis MK2 DNA, chromosome 2, nearly complete sequence genomic region:
- a CDS encoding uncharacterized protein (COG:O;~EggNog:ENOG410PMPS;~InterPro:IPR016024,IPR011989,IPR039852;~go_process: GO:0010265 - SCF complex assembly [Evidence IEA]), which produces MGDRHAVQQSLNSLLSKLDDADPDMRYMSLNDLYVVLNNPSSTYLAHDQFSSAKLAEGLLKALDDQHGDVQNQALKCLGPLVVRLPLESLRMLLDKLSILTTSQTIDTSVPNTALRVIVTALPRPQSTQAPGPEATTAYSALSQVLIPRLIGPFPSPSRRRGSITKGMLEKDPAKGFSSDAIDVVIQVASCFGALLSEEELTALEKAVMSIIDNDTAGTVVTKRALAAISALVLHFSDGQFATFVSELVERFNSPQLSTVHRRHLVAAVGSLARTVPAKFGPHLPTLAPFIFSAVGEEGLEPNQLDSSRPIPSVA; this is translated from the exons ATGGGAGATCGACACGCAGTCCAGCAAAGCCTCAATAGCCTACTCTCTAAACTGGATGATGCCGACCCGGATATGAGATACATGTCATTGAATGATCTTTATGTCGTTCTCAATAATCCTAGCTCTACCTATCTGGCCCACGACCAGTTCTCCTCAGCCAAACTGGCTGAAGGCTTGCTCAAAGCGCTGGATGACCAGCACGGTGATGTCCAAAATCAAGCACTAAAATG CCTCGGTCCTCTTGTTGTTCGACTGCCTCTCGAGAGCCTTCGAATGCTGCTCGATAAATTGTCGATCCTCACTACCTCCCAAACCATCGACACGTCAGTCCCAAACACAGCTTTGAGGGTAATCGTCACAGCACTCCCACGGCCTCAATCCACGCAAGCACCAGGCCCAGAAGCTACTACAGCGTACTCTGCTCTTTCTCAAGTTCTCATACCCCGCCTCATCGgtcctttcccttccccctccagaagaagaggctcTATCACAAAGGGAATGCTGGAAAAAGACCCCGCAAAAGGTTTCAGCAGTGATGCGATAGACGTTGTCATTCAAGTGGCCTCATGCTTCGGTGCACTTCtcagcgaggaagagttgACGGCTTTGGAGAAGGCAGTCATGTCTATTATCGATAACGATACAGCTGGCACTGTTGTTACGAAACGGGCATTGGCTGCTATTTCAGCCCTCGTTCTTCACTTTTCAGACGGTCAGTTTGCAACATTCGTTTCTGAACTTGTCGAAAGGTTCAACTCTCCCCAACTAAGTACCGTTCATCGGCGACACCTGGTCGCTGCTGTTGGCAGTTTAGCGAGGACGGTGCCTGCCAAGTTCGGACCCCATCTTCCTACTCTGGCACCCTTCATCTTTTCAGCAGTTGGTGAGGAAGGTCTAGAG CCGAACCAACTTGATAGTTCACGGCCGATACCCTCAGTAGCTTAG
- a CDS encoding uncharacterized protein (CAZy:GH2;~COG:G;~EggNog:ENOG410PMCE;~InterPro:IPR006103,IPR006102,IPR006101,IPR006104, IPR036156,IPR008979,IPR017853,IPR013783,IPR014718, IPR011013,IPR023933,IPR004199,IPR032312;~PFAM:PF02929,PF16353,PF00703,PF02836,PF02837;~go_component: GO:0009341 - beta-galactosidase complex [Evidence IEA];~go_function: GO:0003824 - catalytic activity [Evidence IEA];~go_function: GO:0004553 - hydrolase activity, hydrolyzing O-glycosyl compounds [Evidence IEA];~go_function: GO:0004565 - beta-galactosidase activity [Evidence IEA];~go_function: GO:0016798 - hydrolase activity, acting on glycosyl bonds [Evidence IEA];~go_function: GO:0030246 - carbohydrate binding [Evidence IEA];~go_process: GO:0005975 - carbohydrate metabolic process [Evidence IEA]) produces MASLSAASVWPGFLPDWTNLNVLHRNTEPPRAHFYSYPNEDTALTFNREQSFFHSLNGTWKFHYDASPFEAPVWDTANVTDWDDIEVPGQWQTQGYGRPQYVNIDYPFPVTPPNVSYVNPTGSYWREFEVPAGWDGQQIRLRYEGVDSAFHVWVNGEEVGYSQGSRNPSEFDITDYLSSNKTNTLATRVYQWSDGSYIEDQDQWWLSGIFRDVYLIPFSRSSITDFFIRPEVDDDFTGGTLKANFTVQGGHGKLNIKVLAPSGDVLDQWSGSSSSGYSKKIEGEDFHLWSAETPSLYTVLIEFNGRTISQKVGFRRVEISGSNFLVNGQPIIIYGVNRHEHSSLSGRTVRYEDMRADLIRMKRSNINTIRTAHQPHHPSFFDVADELGFYVISEADLECHGFGSIEETEEQAASWTSDNPDWEDAYLDRAKQLIERYKNHASIIIWSLGNECFYGRNQAAMYKWIKNRDPSRIIHYEQDRKAESADMYSQMYFSPDEMLEHMANYTDKPVILCEFAHAMGNGPGGLKEYITLFRTHPLSQGGLVWEWSNHGLLKKEGDLEYYAYGGDFGDEPNDADFVMDGLTLSDHTPMPSLLQYAKIIQPVSVNLTEDSTKMIVTNHYDFVDLSGLDASWHVVQDGKTTDSQKLELPRVPAGENRTVELPLDPGTLSQEAWLTVEFKLKEDKVWADKGHVIAWDQLHLTGSSSATKRFTTPVIARQSGLEVEQDRAKLKVTAGQSTFGFDLLQGNVTWEANGVNLFQRGPELSFYRAMTQNDEGQSGNEAEWEETWVGTMTTQVRDVTWTNSNNEVTVHFKVRVAPKVLEWGVEADLVYTISTKSDEPSLHVHASGEFVGKNTPDVVPRIGLMTVLPSDFNSVAWFGRGPGENYKDSKEACRFGEYSATVEELFTHYDYPQENGNREDLRWLQVSNKDGGVTLDARRAEEKGDASFSFTASRYMPIDLNNAKHPYDLKPLDLTVLWLDYDNHGLGSASVGPQPFEQYRCKTEPFDFAFELSLRS; encoded by the exons ATGGCCTCGCTTTCTGCGGCATCGGTTTGGCCAGGCTTCCTGCCTGACTGGACTAATCTCAATGTACTGCACCGCAACACTGAACCTCCACGGGCCCACTTCTACTCGTATCCTAACGAGGACACAGCCCTTACATTCAACCGCGAGCAGAGTTTCTTTCACAGCCTCAATGGTACCTGGAAGTTTCATTACGATGCATCGCCCTTCGAGGCCCCTGTATGGGACACAGCCAACGTCACTGATtgggatgatattgaggtcCCTGGCCAGTGGCAAACGCAGGGTTATGGACGCCCGCAATATGTCAATATTGACTATCCCTTCCCTGTAACGCCGCCCAATGTCTCGTACGTGAATCCTACTGGCTCTTACTGGCGCGAGTTTGAGGTCCCTGCCGGCTGGGATGGCCAGCAGATTCGTCTCCGGTACGAGGGTGTGGATAGCGCATTTCATGTTTGGGTcaacggcgaggaggtcggATACAGCCAAGGCAGCCGCAACCCCAGCGAATTTGATATTACGGATTATCTATCATCAAACAAGACCAATACGCTTGCTACGCGGGTTTACCAGTGGTCTGACGGCTCCTACAtcgaggaccaggaccaaTGGTGGCTTTCCGGCATCTTTAGAGATGTATACCTGATCCCGTTCAGCCGCTCATCGATCACGGATTTCTTTATCAGGCCCGAGGTTGACGATGATTTTACTGGCGGTACACTGAAGGCAAATTTCACTGTTCAGGGTGGGCATGGGAAGCTGAACATCAAGGTTTTGGCCCCTAGTGGAGATGTGCTTGACCAATGGTCCGGGTCTTCATCTAGTGGCTACTCAAAGAAGATTGAGGGCGAGGACTTCCACCTTTGGTCCGCAGAGACACCGAGCCTGTATACTGTTTTGATCGAGTTCAACGGCCGCACGATAAGCCAAAAAGTTGGATTCCGCCGGGTCGAAATAAGCGGCTCCAACTTTCTTGTGAATGGCCAACCCATCATTATCTACGGCGTGAATCGCCATGAGCACAGTTCCCTGTCAGGTCGAACAGTTCGATACGAGGACATGCGCGCAGACTTGATCCGAATGAAACGATCTAATATCAATACGATTCGCACCGCCCACCAGCCTCATCACCCGTCGTTTTTTGACGTTGCCGATGAATTGGGTTTCTACGTGATATCTGAAGCGGATCTCGAGTGTCATGGCTTTGGCAGCATTGAAGAGACCGAGGAACAAGCTGCGTCGTGGACCTCCGATAACCCCGATTGGGAAGACGCGTATCTTGACAGAGCGAAGCAGCTTATCGAGCGTTACAAGAATCATGCCTCAATAATCATCTGGTCTCTCGGAAATGAGTGCTTCTACGGCCGGAACCAGGCTGCCATGTACAAGTGGATCAAGAACAGGGACCCGTCACGAATCATCCACTACGAACAGGATCGAAAAGCTGAATCCGCAGATATGTACAGCCAAATGTATTTCTCACCTGACGAAATGCTGGAACACATGGCAAACTACACAGACAAACCCGTAATTTTGTGCGAGTTTGCGCA CGCCATGGGCAATGGACCCGGTGGATTAAAGGAATACATCACGCTGTTCCGGACACATCCACTTTCTCAAGGAGGGCTCGTCTGGGAATGGAGCAACCACggcttgttgaagaaggaaggTGATCTCGAATACTATGCGTACGGTGGTGATTTCGGAGACGAACCCAACGACGCAGACTTCGTCATGGATGGTCTGACACTCTCAGACCATACACCGATGCCCAGTTTGCTGCAGTACGCAAAGATCATCCAGCCAGTTTCAGTAAATCTGACCGAAGACTCGACAAAGATGATCGTGACGAACCACTACGACTTTGTTGATCTCAGTGGCCTGGATGCCTCGTGGCATGTCGTCCAGGATGGCAAGACTACAGACTCTCAGAAGCTCGAGTTACCCCGTGTTCCAGCCGGAGAAAACCGAACGGTGGAATTACCGCTGGACCCTGGAACACTCTCGCAGGAAGCCTGGCTAACTGTCGAGTTCAAGCTAAAGGAGGACAAGGTGTGGGCAGACAAGGGCCACGTTATTGCCTGGGACCAGCTGCACCTCACgggctcttcctcggccacCAAGCGCTTTACAACACCCGTTATTGCTCGCCAATCCGGACTTGAAGTAGAGCAGGATAGAGCCAAGCTCAAGGTCACAGCTGGGCAATCAACATTTGGGTTCGATCTCCTCCAAGGGAACGTCACCTGGGAAGCCAACGGCGTGAACCTCTTCCAGCGCGGGCCAGAACTCTCCTTCTACCGCGCAATGACCCAAAATGATGAAGGCCAATCCGGTAACGAggcggagtgggaggagacTTGGGTCGGGACAATGACAACACAAGTCCGCGACGTGACCTGGACAAACTCCAACAACGAAGTCACCGTGCACTTCAAGGTCCGCGTCGCACCCAAGGTTTTAGAGTGGGGTGTCGAAGCAGACCTCGTCTACACCATCAGCACTAAATCTGACGAACCCTCTCTGCACGTTCACGCTTCCGGAGAGTTCGTCGGCAAGAACACACCCGACGTCGTGCCCCGAATCGGCCTGATGACCGTCCTCCCCTCCGATTTCAACTCAGTGGCCTGGTTCGGGCGTGGGCCTGGCGAAAACTACAAGGACTCAAAGGAGGCATGTCGCTTCGGCGAATACTCCGCCACCGTCGAAGAGCTATTCACGCACTATGACTACCCGCAGGAAAACGGTAACCGCGAGGACCTGCGGTGGCTGCAGGTTTCCAACAAGGACGGCGGAGTGACTCTTGATGCGCGTCGTGCGGAAGAAAAAGGCGATGCCTCTTTCAGCTTCACGGCCTCTAGGTATATGCCGATCGATTTGAACAATGCAAAGCACCCCTATGACTTGAAGCCGCTGGACTTGACGGTGCTTTGGTTGGACTATGATAACCACGGTCTGGGATCAGCGAGCGTGGGGCCCCAACCGTTTGAGCAGTATCGGTGCAAGACCGAGCCGTTTGACTTTGCTTTCGAGCTTAGTCTTCGATCTTAA
- a CDS encoding TLC domain-containing protein (COG:U;~EggNog:ENOG410PHZ0;~InterPro:IPR016439,IPR013599,IPR006634;~PFAM:PF08390,PF03798;~TransMembrane:7 (i67-92o127-145i172-197o217-235i247-275o295-312i350-374o);~go_component: GO:0016021 - integral component of membrane [Evidence IEA]), whose translation MGRARKSSNLGADIRGDTSAPAMSTMNEVSPVDAKPPQWDNVIQSTSEKSSKPHSKRRRSRSYLRRFKDICLTHTWVLPLVIMVVLLLAYAVNPTTSNPMHSAIFLSYPEPPKTPGGPIMYGKGPKDIAFCCFYTVVLSFTREFLMQRLIRPLAGYCGIRGKGKTARFMEQVYTAIYFAIFGPFGLYVMSRTNIWYFNTTAMFEGFPHRSHDGLFKAYYLLQASYWAQQAIVLLLQLEKPRKDFKELVGHHIITLALIGLSYRFHFTYIGLAVYITHDVSDFFLATSKTLNYIDAYITAPYFGFFVFVWIYLRHVLNLKFLWAVLTEFRTVGPFELNWETQQYKCWISQYITFALLASLQAVNAFWLFLILRILKNYLFTSITKDERSDDEDEEEEEELNQVANSTAAVATGSEQASLTARSVNAEKKTPQVMVNGQPVKR comes from the exons ATGGGCCGCGCGCGCAAGTCGAGCAACCTTGGGGCTGACATTCGGGGGGACACTAGCGCTCCGGCGATGTCTACCATGAATGAGGTCAGCCCAGTCGATGCAAAGCCACCGCAATGGGACAAT GTCATTCAATCCACCTCGGAGAAGTCATCCAAGCCGCATTCGAAGCGTCGCAGAAGCAGATCATATCTGCGCCGCTTCAAGGATATATGCCTTACGCATACTTGGGTACTGCCTCTAGTTATAATGgtggttcttcttcttgcgtATGCGGTCAACCCGACCACGTCAAACCCCATGCACTCCGCCATCTTCCTATCTTATCCCGAGCCTCCGAAAACTCCGGGCGGTCCGATTATGTACGGTAAAGGTCCGAAGGATATTGCATTCTGCTGCTTCTACACGGTTGTTCTCTCTTTCACACGCGAGTTTCTGATGCAGCGCTTGATCCGCCCTCTGGCCGGATACTGCGGAATCCGCGGAAAGGGTAAAACGGCCCGGTTCATGGAGCAAGTGTATACCGCCATCTATTTTGCCATATTCGGTCCCTTCGGTCTTTACGTTATGAGCCGCACCAATATCTGGTACTTCAACACAACTGCCATGTTCGAAGGGTTTCCTCATCGATCCCACGACGGCCTTTTCAAGGCCTATTACCTGCTCCAGGCCAGTTACTGGGCGCAGCAAGCTATCGTTCTCCTTCTGCAATTGGAGAAGCCACGAAAGGACTTTAAAGAGCTTGTCGGACACCACATTATCACTCTCGCCCTTATTGGGCTGAGCTACAGGTTCCACTTCACATACATCGGTCTTGCTGTCTACATCACTCATGACGTGTCGGATTTCTTCCTCGCG ACCTCCAAAACACTCAACTACATCGACGCTTACATCACTGCTCCGTACTTCGGGTTTTTCGTTTTCGTCTGGATCTATCTTCGCCATGTACTGAACCTCAAATTCCTTTGGGCTGTTCTTACCGAGTTCCGCACCGTTGGACCCTTTGAGCTGAACTGGGAAACCCAGCAGTACAAGTGCTGGATCAGTCAGTACATCACGTTTGCCCTGCTCGCCAGCTTGCAAGCCGTGAACGCCTTCTGGCTCTTCCTTATTTTGCGCATCCTCAAGAACTACCTATTCACCTCTATCACGAAGGATGAGCgtagtgatgatgaagatgaggaagaggaagaggagctcaACCAGGTAGCCAACAGCACCGCGGCTGTGGCTACTGGTTCCGAGCAGGCGTCCCTAACGGCACGCTCGGTCAATGCGGAGAAAAAGACACCGCAGGTTATGGTCAACGGGCAGCCGGTGAAACGGTAA
- the ITR2_1 gene encoding myo-inositol transporter (COG:F,P;~EggNog:ENOG410PG6B;~InterPro:IPR005829,IPR005828,IPR003663,IPR036259, IPR020846;~PFAM:PF00083,PF07690;~TransMembrane:11 (o48-77i121-140o146-167i179-202o208-229i300-320o326-353i365-389o401-421i442-462o474-492i);~go_component: GO:0016020 - membrane [Evidence IEA];~go_component: GO:0016021 - integral component of membrane [Evidence IEA];~go_function: GO:0022857 - transmembrane transporter activity [Evidence IEA];~go_process: GO:0055085 - transmembrane transport [Evidence IEA]) produces MANDDFEQRESIDDMDLKAGDHIESVDKAAAVEATVAADVDDIPISPYVWMVALSASIAGMLFGYDTGIISAVLVYIKDSLGGRHLTSSEKELITSLCSGGAFFGAIFAGNTADRWGRKTAIYLGSILFVIGAVLQGAAYTIAQMAVGRVIVGFGVGSAAMIVPLYVAEIAPSKARGRLIGLNNVSITGGQVIAYAIGAAFASVPHGWRVMVGLGGLPPIIMACLMPFCPESPRHLVYKGRIEEARVVLRKLYKGATDVQIDAVLASIQAGCEEARAISGDEGGWAKIVRMHTVPSNFRALLCACGLMVLSQISGFNTLMYYSSTIFSLVGFTSPTAVGLVVAGTNFIMTFVNMVLVDRLGRRRLLLATVWGMSAGLIAVSVAFSFIHVDVNATDIAPQTVTTPAIVVLVFIIWFVIFYGVSVGNTAWMSADFFPLEVRAMGTMWMTCSSWASNVIVSSTFLSMTNAMTMAGTFGFYAGICGVSYVLIYFFYPEVSGLVLEEIKEVFEHGFGVRYARNLRKERKQVIEERLRAKEESKPAAH; encoded by the exons ATGGCGAACGACGACTTTGAGCAGAGGGAGAGCATCGACGATATGGACTTGAAGGCAGGCGACCATATCGAGTCCGTCGACAAGGCGGCCGCTGTCGAAGCCACAGTCGCTGCCGACGTTGATGACATCCCTATCAGCCCTTACGTCTGGATGGTGGCCCTGTCTGCCTCGATTGCTGGTATGCTCTTCGGGTATGATACCGGTATCATTTCGGCTGTCCTAGTCTATATCAAAGATTCCCTTGGGGGTCGCCACCTTACAAGCTCCGAAAAAGAGCTTATCACATCTCTCTGCTCTGGTGGTGCCTTTTTTGGTGCTATTTTTGCCGGAAACACCGCCGATAGG TGGGGTCGTAAAACCGCAATCTACCTAGGTAGCATCCTTTTTGTAATTGGTGCAGTTCTCCAGGGCGCTGCATACACGATTGCACAGATGGCCGTAGGCCGCGTCATTGTTGGATTCGGTGTGGGATCGGCCGCAATGATTGTGCCTCTTTACGTCGCAGAAATCGCCCCGTCCAAGGCCCGCGGACGCCTTATCGGCTTGAACAATGTGTCGATTACTGGAGGCCAGGTCATCGCTTATGCCATCGGTGCTGCCTTTGCTAGTGTTCCGCATGGATGGCGGGTTATGGTCGGCCTCGGTGGCTTGCCTCCCATTATCATGGCTTGTCTGATGCCGTTCTGCCCCgagtctcctcgccatcttgtTTATAAAGGTCGAATCGAGGAGGCTCGTGTGGTCCTGCGCAAACTCTATAAGGGTGCTACCGATGTTCAAATTGACGCCGTGCTTGCCTCTATCCAGGCTGGGTGTGAGGAAGCTCGCGCCATTAGCGGAGATGAGGGAGGTTGGGCGAAGATCGTACGGATGCATACTGTCCCCAGCAACTTCCGAGCCCTGCTCTGTGCGTGCGGCTTGATGGTCCTTTCACAAATCTCTGGATTCAACACCCTGATGTACTACTCTTCCACCATCTTTTCCCTGGTCGGTTTCACCAGCCCGACAGCTGTCGGTCTCGTCGTTGCAGGAACCAATTTCATAATGACGTTTGTCAACATGGTTCTGGTTGATCGTCTTGGCCGTCGACGCCTGCTTCTAGCCACTGTCTGGGGAATGTCTGCGGGCTTGATCGCTGTTTCAGTGGCCTTCAGCTTCATCCATGTCGATGTTAATGCGACTGACATCGCACCCCAAACAGTTACTACTCCCGCGATTGTGGTATTGGTATTTATCATCTGGTTCGTGATTTTCTACGGCGTATCTGTCGGCAACACGGCATGGATGAGTGCAGACTTCTTCCCTCTGGAAGTGCGAGCCATGGGAACTATGTGGATGACTTGTTCGTCCTGGGCGAGCAACGTCATTGTTTCCAGCACTTTCCTGTCAATGACCAACGCCATGACAATGGCTGGTACGTTTGGTTTCTACGCGGGAATCTGCGGTGTTAGTTATGTTTTGATCTATTTCTTCTACCCAGAAGTCTCGGGGCTGGTcttggaggagatcaaggaggTCTTTGAACACGGATTCGGCGTGAGATATGCCAGGAACCTCAGGAAAGAGCGGAAGCAAGTTATCGAAGAAAGACTGAGGGCTAAGGAGGAGTCCAAACCCGCTGCTCACTGA